From the genome of Lepidochelys kempii isolate rLepKem1 unplaced genomic scaffold, rLepKem1.hap2 scaffold_174, whole genome shotgun sequence:
GACCGAGATAGCCAAGCCCACAGAGGGATGATTTGGACACTGTGTGTCATACTCCCTCTACTGCGACCTCCCCATGGGTGATTCCCCTACTATTCAACGGATATTTCAGCACAGGGGAGTTAGGCTCGCTCGCTCCCTACTCCTGCCCCAGGGAACTGGGTCATGCAGAAATCCCTCACCCCATACCCTGCAGCTCTCCCCGCacacttcccacccacccccccgccgATTGCCACCTGAATATGCCCCCCCACTCCGACCCCAACATTCCTGGGGGTGAGTGATTTGGACACAGACAAATATTTGTTTGCCATGGTTTTATTCCATGCACTAGACGCTGGGGCCTGCTGGAACACGGGACCCCAGTGGATCTagagaccccctccccctccccccactatcCTCATTCACACAGTCTTGCCTGACCCCCAAACCGCCCTCCCTCCACCAAACTGATCAGAGGAAAGGGGTTTTACAGGAGCATCTATGAAGGTTTACAGCAGAGgagtgggaggcaggactcctgggttctctccccggctctgggaggggagttggggctGGTGGCCACGTCACTGTCCCAGCTGCCCCTGCGACAGCTGCTCCAGGGCATCTCCTTCGAAGTGGAAGAAGTGCCAGCCCTCCGCAGCCGTGAGGTCCACCGCCCCCTGGCCCTGGTAGAAGTCGATGGCCGCTTGATTCCAGTCCAGCACCATAAACTTCATCTGGGTGCATCTGTTCTCCACACCAATCTGAGAAGGATCAACGGGGggtggctgggagtcaggactcctgggttctctccgcagctctgggaggggagtgggggctgttgggttagagctggggggaggaggggggcctggtagccaggacgcctgggttctctccccagctctgggaagggagtgggggctgggagccaggactcctgggttctctccccagctccgggaggggagtggggtctggtggctagagcaggagaggctgggagccaggccagtgcctcagtttcccccatggtAGAAGTGGGAACAATGATCCCCCTAGGGGGCTGGCTTGCAATCTGAGAGCAAGGAAAGGAAGGGATCAGAAAGGGCAAAGGGTCCAATGTCCTGTTACCTCTGCGATTTTACTCATAAGCTTCTTGCCAATGCCTTTACCTGTGTGGGGAGAGAAACCAGCAATTTAagagcagggtctagtggttagagctggggtggggctgggagccaggactcctgggttctctccccggctctgggaagggagtgggggctggggaattagagcaggggg
Proteins encoded in this window:
- the LOC140904523 gene encoding uncharacterized protein isoform X3, coding for MECVVRPCRAEDCVEVVRMIKELAEFEKLPDQVQINDQGHTVVGYGLYFFTYSTWKGRNIYMEDLYVMPEFRDWCGEQMHPDEVYGAGLESSGHRLLPGPGGGGPHGCGGLALLPLRRRCPGAAVAGAAGTVTWPPAPTPLPEPGREPRSPASHSSAVNLHRCSCKTPFL